A genomic window from Silene latifolia isolate original U9 population chromosome 11, ASM4854445v1, whole genome shotgun sequence includes:
- the LOC141612137 gene encoding uncharacterized protein LOC141612137: protein MAFPKPTFAMDLLSATTLADQLEVCKSHLDSRFYIGFILESPNDLNFSAAISVACAFYASDVNKSDLFDTFVLKMNDHINGNRSGSRKDVIDSIFEISKDLELLFVCYLYSFNVFGMESSVLLETYVEKLPLGVKTVRTCESIFLPRLLLCPIVKCSVADFSKVVHLTSSLIYTEITSHNWGCAINDILKFRKSAPINVASVLYCLTRIANSLEDSGIRQSMAFFFKEIVNLALSGTGVLEAVQVLGDIVSSGDFVSRYYISQLAKMSRKFSQMPENWQMQVRDLVLDPALLSKATQDALPHVPEDVEKLFIMNGYSLDSEIQESPRRGMQGSFREDPGANSSKS from the exons ATGGCGTTTCCGAAGCCGACGTTTGCAATGGACCTCCTGTCGGCCACCACTCTCGCGGATCAGCTGGAAGTATGTAAGTCGCATCTCGACTCCAGGTTCTATATTGGATTTATACTTGAATCGCCGAATGATTTAAATTTCTCTGCTGCGATTTCCGTGGCTTGTGCTTTTTATGCTTCTGATGTTAACAAATCTGATCTGTTTGATACATTTGTTCTTAAGATGAATGATCACATTAATGGCAATCGTTCTGGTTCTCGTAAGGATGTGATTGACTCTATTTTTGAAATTTCCAAGGATCTGGAATTGCTTTTCGTTTGTTATCTGTACTCTTTCAATGTTTTTGGAATGGAATCTTCTGTCTTATTGGAGACATATGTTGAAAAGCTACCCCTTGGAGTAAAAACTGTACGTACTTGTGAGTCCATCTTTCTACCCCGACTGCTCTTATGTCCAATTGTAAAGTGCTCTGTTGCTGACTTCTCAAAGGTCGTGCATCTTACTTCTTCCTTGATCTACACTGAGATTACAAGTCACAATTGGGGTTGCGCGATAAACGATATTCTCAAGTTCCGTAAATCGGCTCCCATCAATGTTGCTTCTGTTTTATATTGTTTGACTAGAATTGCTAATAGTCTGGAAGATTCTGGTATTAGGCAATCTATGGCCTTCTTTTTTAAGGAAATTGTCAACCTTGCCCTTTCTGGCACTGGCGTGTTAGAAGCTGTCCAGGTTCTCGGGGATATCGTGTCATCTGGAGACTTTGTTTCTCGTTACTATATCTCTCAGCTTGCCAAAATGTCGCGCAAGTTCTCCCAGATGCCTGAGAATTGGCAGATGCAGGTGCGTGACCTTGTGCTTGATCCGGCACTCCTTTCCAAGGCCACTCAGGATGCCCTGCCTCACGTGCCTGAGGACGTGGAAAAACTTTTCATCATGAACG GGTATTCATTGGACTCAGAGATTCAGGAAAGCCCCCGTCGAGGAATGCAAGGAAGTTTCAGGGAGGATCCAGGTGCTAACTCATCTAAAAGCTAA